The genomic segment AAGACCCGTTCCTCCCGGAGCAGGCTATCGACGAGGCCGGTTTCCATGGGGGTCTCCTGGGGCGGCGTTGGCGGCGGACGCGGGGAAGGCGGGGGGACGAAGGGTCATAGGCCGAGCACCTGCTTGAGTTCTCCGATCCTGCGGCGGCTGATGGGCAGCTCGATGCGCGTTTTGCCCTGGGTGCGCAGCATGAACTGCCCGCCCGGGAGGCTGGCGATCTCCGTGACGGCCTCCAGGTTCACCAGGAATTTGCGGTGCACGCGGAAGAAGCCGTGGGGTCCCAGGCGCTCCTCCAGGTTCTTGAGCCGGTAGGAGGTGAGGTATTTCTGCTGCACGGTGTGCACGAAGGAGTAGTCCTCGTAGGCCTCCACGAAGAGGATCTGGGGATAGGGCAGCAGGAGCGTGCGGCCGTCCAGGGTGATGGGCAGCTTCTCGATGTCCACGGGGCGCTTCTTCTGGGTGAGGTCCCATGCCTGCTTGAGGGCGGAGATGAACTGTCCTTCCTCCTCCTCCTCGATGGGCAGCGAGAGGGTTTGCTGGTCGTCCTGGG from the Fundidesulfovibrio magnetotacticus genome contains:
- a CDS encoding LytR/AlgR family response regulator transcription factor; translated protein: MPQVKTLIVHSDPAVRAGLRQLLAGAQALRVLGEAATAFEALEMLEAIPYGVFFVSPDLPGPTSGMELAQMLAGRRERPALVFVAADESQACKAFELGAADYLVWPALPQRLDMTLARLGALSPGFKQVQPAGAWVEERSARAQDDQQTLSLPIEEEEEGQFISALKQAWDLTQKKRPVDIEKLPITLDGRTLLLPYPQILFVEAYEDYSFVHTVQQKYLTSYRLKNLEERLGPHGFFRVHRKFLVNLEAVTEIASLPGGQFMLRTQGKTRIELPISRRRIGELKQVLGL